The Yersinia intermedia genome window below encodes:
- the rovM gene encoding virulence transcriptional regulator RovM: MTNANRPIINLDLDLLRTFVAVADLNTFASAAAAVCRTQSAVSQQMQRLEQLVGKELFARHGRNKLLTEHGLQLLGYARKILRFNDEACTSLMYSNIEGSLIIGASDDTADTLLPFLLNRVATLYPRLAIDVRVKRSPFIADMLSNGEVDLAITTAKVDTHHVILRTSPTLWYCSADYQYQSGESVPLVVMDEPSPFRDMAIENLTRAGIAWRIAYVASSLSAIRAAVRAGLGVTARPIEMMSPDLRVLGETEGLPRLPETHYALCKDSQCGNELALAIFDAMQTGHQHGLQSGSDLVLDSDYLIDEKS; the protein is encoded by the coding sequence ATGACAAATGCAAATCGTCCGATAATTAATCTCGACCTCGATCTGCTTAGAACCTTTGTAGCTGTTGCTGACTTGAATACGTTTGCCTCTGCTGCCGCAGCGGTTTGTCGGACTCAATCAGCAGTTAGCCAACAAATGCAACGGTTAGAACAGTTAGTCGGTAAGGAGTTATTTGCCCGCCATGGGCGTAACAAATTATTGACTGAACATGGTCTCCAGTTACTTGGCTATGCCAGAAAAATTTTGCGTTTCAACGATGAAGCTTGTACGTCACTTATGTACAGCAATATAGAAGGGTCACTCATTATCGGCGCATCTGATGATACTGCCGATACGTTGTTGCCTTTCTTGCTGAACCGAGTGGCGACGCTATATCCTCGGCTAGCGATAGATGTGCGGGTAAAACGCAGTCCATTTATCGCTGATATGCTGAGTAATGGCGAAGTGGACCTGGCTATTACTACCGCCAAGGTCGACACTCATCATGTGATCTTAAGGACATCACCCACGCTTTGGTATTGTTCCGCCGACTATCAGTATCAGTCAGGTGAATCGGTACCGCTAGTGGTGATGGATGAGCCAAGCCCATTTCGCGATATGGCAATAGAAAATCTGACCAGAGCCGGTATTGCATGGCGTATCGCCTATGTAGCCTCTTCACTTTCTGCCATCCGTGCGGCAGTCAGGGCAGGGCTGGGTGTGACCGCCAGGCCAATAGAGATGATGAGTCCTGATTTACGCGTACTGGGTGAAACAGAAGGGCTACCTCGGTTGCCTGAAACACATTATGCATTATGTAAAGACAGTCAGTGTGGCAACGAATTGGCCTTAGCCATTTTTGATGCTATGCAGACGGGCCACCAACATGGCTTGCAGTCTGGATCGGATTTAGTGCTGGATTCTGATTATTTAATAGACGAGAAAAGTTGA
- the nuoA gene encoding NADH-quinone oxidoreductase subunit NuoA: MSMSTTTEVIAHHWAFAVFLIGAIGLCGLMLLGAFFLGGRARARAKNVPYESGIDSVGSARMRLSAKFYLVAMFFVIFDVEALYLYAWSISIRESGWVGFIEATIFILVLLAGLVYLVRIGALDWTPTRSNRRVSKPSIVKYASSPPQDIPKDLGVAGQQQADGKSVTI, encoded by the coding sequence ATGAGTATGTCAACAACCACTGAAGTTATCGCTCATCATTGGGCGTTCGCTGTATTTCTGATCGGCGCTATCGGGTTATGCGGCTTGATGCTCTTAGGTGCGTTCTTCCTGGGTGGGAGAGCTCGGGCTCGCGCCAAAAACGTCCCCTATGAGTCCGGTATTGATTCGGTAGGCTCTGCGCGTATGCGTTTGTCTGCCAAGTTCTATCTGGTCGCCATGTTCTTTGTTATTTTCGATGTTGAAGCCCTGTACCTGTATGCGTGGTCAATCTCTATCCGTGAGAGTGGCTGGGTAGGCTTTATCGAAGCAACCATTTTCATTTTGGTGCTCTTGGCTGGTTTGGTTTATCTGGTGCGCATCGGTGCGCTGGACTGGACTCCTACGCGTTCTAATCGCCGAGTGAGCAAACCGAGCATAGTCAAATACGCCAGCAGTCCTCCACAAGATATACCTAAAGATCTTGGCGTTGCAGGTCAGCAGCAAGCGGACGGCAAATCGGTCACGATTTGA